Proteins encoded within one genomic window of Pseudalkalibacillus sp. SCS-8:
- a CDS encoding iron ABC transporter permease, with the protein MRKPFIQKSLVNNRLFAYCSSICFVLVSLLLGISIGTVHVPITSVLKIIGHELFPFIQMEQVDPMFRNIVMNVRLPRVILASLVGAALAIAGAAFQGLLRNPLADPYTLGVSSGASVGAVVTLFFQLSIPWVESFTLPLLSIVSSFLTILLVLSFAQRIEKSMKVETIILTGIIFSSFLGAFISLMIALTGDELRQIIGWLLGSVSMRGWAYIQIILPFLIIGSCILLFNAKELNAMSFGEDRAHHLGVDVQRRKLLILTAGSILTGAAVAVSGTIGFVGLVIPHLTRLLWGPDHKHLLPLSIMTGSGFLILADLLARTIISPTELPIGVITALIGAPVFGFILMRRRTEGSG; encoded by the coding sequence TTGCGAAAGCCGTTTATCCAGAAGTCTTTGGTGAATAATCGGCTATTCGCTTACTGTTCATCCATTTGTTTCGTGCTTGTCAGTCTGTTACTTGGCATTTCAATCGGAACTGTTCATGTTCCTATAACCAGTGTACTTAAAATTATAGGGCATGAACTATTTCCGTTCATACAAATGGAACAGGTAGACCCTATGTTCAGAAACATTGTCATGAATGTCCGTCTCCCAAGAGTTATTCTGGCAAGCCTTGTAGGAGCAGCTCTAGCGATCGCTGGTGCTGCTTTTCAAGGGTTACTCCGGAATCCACTCGCTGATCCTTATACGTTAGGGGTCTCATCAGGCGCATCAGTTGGAGCGGTGGTGACATTGTTCTTCCAACTATCGATTCCATGGGTCGAATCCTTTACCTTGCCGTTGCTCAGCATTGTTAGTTCTTTTCTGACGATCCTACTAGTGTTGAGCTTTGCGCAAAGGATTGAAAAGTCGATGAAGGTCGAAACGATCATCCTAACAGGGATCATCTTCAGCTCCTTTCTAGGTGCATTCATTTCGTTGATGATTGCACTGACGGGTGATGAGTTGAGGCAAATTATCGGCTGGTTGCTCGGAAGTGTTTCGATGCGTGGTTGGGCGTATATTCAGATCATTTTACCTTTTTTGATCATCGGTTCATGTATTCTCCTTTTCAATGCAAAAGAGCTCAACGCGATGTCCTTTGGGGAAGATCGCGCACATCACCTAGGAGTGGATGTACAGCGGCGGAAATTGCTCATTTTGACAGCAGGTTCCATCCTTACTGGTGCCGCAGTAGCTGTGTCCGGAACAATCGGTTTTGTCGGACTCGTAATCCCTCATTTGACGAGACTGCTTTGGGGACCTGATCATAAACATTTACTACCGCTTTCGATTATGACAGGTAGTGGATTTTTGATTCTTGCCGACCTGCTTGCACGAACCATCATTTCACCTACGGAGCTTCCTATCGGTGTCATCACGGCTCTTATCGGTGCTCCAGTATTCGGATTCATCCTCATGAGGAGACGAACAGAAGGAAGTGGATAA
- a CDS encoding adenosylcobinamide amidohydrolase, with the protein MLSVQKITGGYAGGDSVIENVTFDVQKGEMFGILGPNGSGKTTLLKMISGLLPVSYGSVSINGKPVNQYSRKELARIIAVLPQHSNESFSYSVKDTVSLGRYAHQNGWFQSWTVHDEEIVQRVMEQTGVRHFQEKDIQALSGGEKQRVFLAQALAQEPEILLLDEPTNHLDLSFQKELLDALREWTIERGMTVISIFHDLNLAGLYCDELLLLEKGQMNIKHKPNEVLKEDRIQSVYKTKIQKQPHPRVPAPQLVLLPESSIERDIDPPINSSLLNVSSEKIVLQSPYPLKTLSSGVIGSGTGWHDTFVNRRVGMDYDCSDHRTEMTDYLRMNGYEPSECVGMMTAVQLEDLSYLFVEEESFSVFAVVTAGVGHAIDASRGTDHAYNLQPGTINTWIFINGQLTEEAFIQSMMTATEVKTKVLHDLEVKDPVSGTYATGTATDSILIAATQRGKEIPFAGTITPLGKVISKAVYECTSKAIQNYFKRKLQVN; encoded by the coding sequence ATGCTTAGCGTTCAAAAGATAACAGGAGGATATGCCGGCGGTGATTCCGTTATTGAAAATGTAACCTTCGACGTACAGAAGGGAGAGATGTTCGGTATTCTCGGTCCAAACGGAAGCGGGAAAACGACACTTCTCAAAATGATCAGTGGCCTTCTCCCGGTTAGTTATGGATCTGTCAGCATAAATGGGAAGCCGGTCAACCAATACTCCAGAAAAGAGTTAGCGAGGATCATTGCGGTTCTTCCACAGCATTCGAATGAAAGCTTTTCCTATTCTGTAAAGGATACGGTCTCTCTAGGGAGATACGCTCATCAAAACGGCTGGTTCCAGTCATGGACTGTTCATGATGAGGAAATCGTACAGCGTGTTATGGAACAAACAGGCGTCCGCCATTTTCAAGAGAAAGATATTCAAGCCCTTTCTGGAGGAGAGAAACAGCGCGTGTTCCTTGCACAAGCTTTGGCTCAAGAACCCGAGATTCTGCTGCTGGATGAGCCGACGAATCATCTTGATCTTTCTTTTCAGAAGGAGCTGTTGGATGCATTAAGGGAGTGGACGATTGAGCGGGGCATGACGGTCATTTCCATCTTCCATGATTTGAATTTAGCTGGTTTATATTGTGATGAGCTGTTGTTACTAGAAAAAGGGCAGATGAACATTAAACATAAGCCAAATGAGGTCTTGAAGGAAGACCGGATCCAGTCCGTCTATAAAACAAAAATTCAAAAGCAACCACATCCACGAGTTCCTGCACCACAATTGGTTCTTTTACCTGAATCATCCATAGAGAGGGATATCGACCCACCAATCAACTCGTCCTTGTTGAATGTATCAAGTGAGAAAATTGTACTGCAATCCCCATACCCGTTGAAGACGCTGTCCTCGGGAGTGATCGGCTCGGGAACAGGGTGGCATGATACCTTTGTCAATAGGCGAGTGGGAATGGACTATGATTGTAGTGATCACCGTACTGAAATGACAGATTATTTGCGTATGAATGGGTACGAGCCTAGTGAGTGCGTAGGTATGATGACAGCAGTCCAGCTCGAGGACCTATCTTATCTATTCGTAGAAGAGGAGTCGTTTTCAGTCTTCGCTGTGGTCACTGCAGGAGTCGGCCATGCAATCGACGCTTCGAGAGGAACGGATCATGCTTACAACCTGCAACCCGGCACAATCAATACGTGGATTTTCATCAACGGACAATTGACTGAAGAGGCTTTTATCCAGAGTATGATGACGGCAACTGAAGTAAAGACCAAAGTGCTCCATGACCTCGAAGTGAAAGACCCTGTTTCAGGAACCTACGCGACAGGAACAGCGACGGACAGCATCCTTATTGCTGCGACACAAAGAGGAAAAGAGATTCCTTTCGCTGGAACGATCACCCCTCTAGGAAAGGTGATCAGCAAAGCCGTCTATGAATGTACGTCAAAAGCGATCCAGAATTATTTCAAAAGAAAGTTACAGGTGAACTAG
- a CDS encoding bifunctional adenosylcobinamide kinase/adenosylcobinamide-phosphate guanylyltransferase, protein MGRLIFISGGVRSGKSSFAEQFAVNVASSQGGKLHYIATGVPCDKEMEDRIIRHKFSRSSYGWQTWEEHMDPGKLAGNFTKRDVILIDCLTNWVNNLLFNGGKHSILQMKEGILKDVFKLRMCCHTLIIVSNDVSFDTLFENKLVFSFKHLLGKVHQDLVRVTDQAFLVEACTPVQIKCLEAGRWK, encoded by the coding sequence ATGGGACGTCTCATATTCATCAGTGGAGGTGTACGCAGCGGAAAAAGCAGCTTTGCTGAACAATTCGCTGTAAACGTAGCATCATCACAAGGGGGAAAACTTCATTATATCGCCACGGGCGTACCATGTGATAAAGAAATGGAAGACAGAATCATAAGGCACAAATTTTCTCGTTCATCCTATGGATGGCAAACGTGGGAGGAGCATATGGATCCCGGAAAATTAGCTGGAAATTTCACTAAAAGAGATGTCATTTTAATCGATTGCTTAACAAATTGGGTTAATAACCTCTTGTTTAATGGTGGAAAGCATTCCATCCTTCAAATGAAAGAAGGCATTTTGAAGGATGTTTTTAAATTACGAATGTGTTGTCACACCCTCATCATTGTCAGTAATGACGTTTCCTTCGATACGTTGTTTGAAAATAAGCTTGTATTTTCTTTCAAGCATCTTCTTGGAAAGGTTCATCAAGATCTTGTCAGGGTTACGGATCAAGCTTTTTTAGTGGAAGCCTGCACTCCGGTCCAAATAAAATGTCTGGAAGCAGGTAGGTGGAAATGA
- the cobS gene encoding adenosylcobinamide-GDP ribazoletransferase — MDQQHLSSAIKSFPLLGLFQGIIYYSMVTILMEFTPFSTLAISFLLWAFMIVLTGGIHLDGWMDASDAYFSYQDHDKRLEIMKDPRTGAFGVLSVIFILAAKFFFIYEIFALHSNNTLYTILLIPFLSKLGMGLLLQIPPAKQEGLAHMFHKSFSGQVFFIYPLYVSMIGAAWIGMAPNLLIHFFTMVVITSGAYLFIRLKCKRWFSGMTGDVLGAAVEGIETILWMSVWLLHYFVMV, encoded by the coding sequence ATGGATCAACAACATTTAAGTAGTGCGATCAAATCATTTCCGTTACTCGGATTGTTTCAGGGTATCATTTATTATTCAATGGTCACGATCTTGATGGAGTTTACCCCTTTCTCCACATTAGCTATCTCATTTTTGCTTTGGGCGTTCATGATCGTGCTTACAGGAGGCATTCATCTTGACGGTTGGATGGATGCAAGCGATGCTTACTTTTCCTATCAGGATCATGATAAGAGACTTGAAATCATGAAGGATCCCAGGACGGGTGCTTTCGGTGTTCTTTCCGTCATCTTTATCCTCGCTGCGAAGTTTTTCTTCATCTACGAGATTTTCGCTCTTCACTCAAACAATACGCTCTACACGATCCTATTGATTCCGTTTTTAAGCAAACTGGGAATGGGGTTATTGTTACAAATACCCCCAGCTAAGCAAGAAGGTTTAGCACACATGTTCCATAAATCGTTTAGTGGGCAGGTTTTCTTCATTTATCCACTATACGTTTCTATGATAGGAGCAGCTTGGATTGGAATGGCTCCGAACCTTCTTATTCATTTCTTTACAATGGTCGTCATCACATCTGGAGCCTATTTGTTCATTCGTTTGAAATGCAAGCGTTGGTTTAGCGGAATGACGGGTGATGTGCTGGGAGCAGCAGTGGAAGGGATTGAAACGAT